One Pseudomonas rhizophila DNA window includes the following coding sequences:
- the rfbF gene encoding glucose-1-phosphate cytidylyltransferase: MKAVILAGGLGTRISEESHLKPKPMIEIGGKPILWHIMKQYSAHGIHDFVICLGYKGYAIKDFFANYFLHTSDVTFDMCNNRMDVHQNYSEPWRVTLIDTGEDTMTGGRLRRAARYLENEEAFCFTYGDGVSDLNIGALVDFHLAHGKLATVTAVQPPGRYGALERDGDSVLGFTEKPRGDGGWINGGFFVLSPKVLPYIADDQTSWEAEPLAALATEQQLQAFQHDGFWHPMDTLRDKNHLEALWQSGEAPWKQWG, from the coding sequence ATGAAGGCAGTTATCTTGGCAGGTGGTCTCGGCACGCGGATCAGCGAGGAGTCGCACCTCAAGCCAAAACCGATGATCGAAATCGGTGGCAAGCCAATTCTTTGGCACATCATGAAGCAGTATTCCGCTCATGGAATCCACGACTTCGTCATTTGCCTGGGCTACAAGGGCTACGCCATCAAGGACTTCTTCGCCAACTACTTCCTGCACACCTCCGATGTCACGTTCGACATGTGCAACAACCGCATGGACGTTCACCAGAACTACAGCGAGCCGTGGCGCGTGACCTTGATCGACACCGGTGAAGACACCATGACCGGCGGCCGGCTGCGGCGGGCGGCGCGTTATCTGGAAAACGAAGAGGCGTTTTGCTTTACCTATGGCGACGGCGTCTCGGACCTCAACATCGGTGCGCTGGTGGATTTTCACCTGGCGCACGGCAAGCTCGCCACGGTGACGGCAGTCCAGCCTCCTGGACGTTACGGTGCGCTGGAGCGTGACGGCGATAGCGTCCTGGGTTTCACCGAAAAACCTCGGGGTGACGGTGGCTGGATCAACGGTGGTTTTTTTGTCCTCTCGCCGAAGGTCCTGCCTTACATTGCTGACGATCAGACTTCCTGGGAGGCCGAGCCGCTGGCAGCGTTGGCAACGGAACAGCAACTGCAGGCGTTCCAGCACGACGGTTTCTGGCACCCGATGGACACCCTGCGCGATAAAAATCATCTTGAGGCCCTGTGGCAAAGCGGGGAGGCCCCATGGAAACAATGGGGTTGA
- the rfbG gene encoding CDP-glucose 4,6-dehydratase, translated as METMGLSPEFWHGKRVLVTGHTGFKGSWLALWLQSLGARVSGFSLDPATEPNLFELARVGEGIDDRRGDLRDLGALLEVLADVQPQIVLHLAAQPLVREGYRDPLGTYSSNVMGTLNLLEAVRQIGGVRACVLVTTDKVYANQEWLWPYRENEALGGHDPYSSSKACCELLAQSYAASFFSADRYAEHGLALATARAGNVLGGGDFAPERLIPDVLKAWSADEPVTLRYPQAVRPWQHALEPLAGYLQLAARLYEQGPEFAGAWNFGPGEADMCSVGEVVQLLAERWPLAPGLRIEPSALHEAGLLRLDSSRARQLLGWQPRWSLQQCLAQTLDWHLAWQNGDDMRAITLNQLNLYRGRL; from the coding sequence ATGGAAACAATGGGGTTGAGCCCGGAGTTCTGGCACGGCAAGCGGGTGCTGGTCACCGGCCACACCGGTTTCAAGGGCAGTTGGCTGGCGCTGTGGCTGCAAAGCCTGGGCGCTCGGGTCAGCGGTTTTTCCCTGGATCCGGCCACCGAGCCCAACCTGTTCGAGCTGGCAAGGGTGGGCGAGGGCATCGATGATCGGCGCGGTGATTTGCGCGACCTCGGCGCGTTGCTGGAAGTGCTCGCCGACGTGCAGCCGCAGATCGTCCTGCACCTGGCGGCTCAACCATTGGTACGCGAGGGTTATCGCGATCCGCTGGGCACTTATTCCAGTAACGTCATGGGCACCCTGAACCTGCTCGAAGCGGTCCGCCAGATCGGCGGCGTGCGAGCCTGTGTCCTGGTCACTACCGATAAGGTCTACGCCAATCAGGAATGGCTGTGGCCCTACCGAGAAAACGAAGCCCTGGGCGGCCACGATCCTTACAGCAGCAGTAAGGCCTGCTGCGAGTTGCTGGCGCAGTCTTATGCCGCCTCGTTTTTCTCCGCCGATCGTTACGCTGAACACGGCCTGGCCCTGGCCACGGCCCGGGCTGGAAACGTACTGGGTGGCGGTGATTTTGCCCCTGAACGGCTGATTCCAGACGTGCTCAAGGCTTGGTCGGCGGACGAACCGGTGACGCTGCGTTATCCCCAGGCCGTACGCCCCTGGCAGCACGCCCTGGAGCCGCTGGCCGGCTACCTGCAATTGGCCGCGCGCCTCTATGAGCAAGGCCCGGAGTTTGCCGGTGCCTGGAACTTTGGCCCCGGCGAGGCCGACATGTGCAGCGTCGGCGAAGTCGTCCAGTTGCTCGCCGAGCGCTGGCCGCTGGCGCCGGGCCTACGGATCGAACCGAGTGCTTTGCATGAAGCCGGCCTGCTGCGCCTGGACAGCAGCCGTGCCCGTCAGTTGCTGGGTTGGCAACCGCGCTGGTCGTTGCAGCAGTGTCTTGCCCAGACCCTCGATTGGCATTTGGCGTGGCAGAACGGCGATGACATGCGTGCGATAACTCTGAATCAATTGAATCTCTACAGAGGTCGGTTATGA
- the rfbC gene encoding dTDP-4-dehydrorhamnose 3,5-epimerase, which yields MTDFTLQALALEGLYLIRQKVFCDDRGRFARLFCQSRLTLQGRPFAIRQINHSRTVEKGSVRGLHYQKPGYAESKLITCVRGAVWDVVVDLRPQSPTYLQWHAEELQADDGRSLLIPAGFAHGFQALTDDAEVLYLTDADYAPDHEAGLSVIDPALSIPWPLPVKNLSVKDASHPLLDKDFSGVEL from the coding sequence ATGACTGATTTCACCCTTCAGGCGTTGGCGCTGGAAGGCTTGTATCTGATCCGGCAAAAAGTCTTCTGCGATGATCGGGGCCGTTTTGCCCGATTGTTCTGTCAGTCCCGCCTCACGCTTCAGGGGCGTCCATTCGCTATTCGCCAGATCAACCATTCACGTACGGTCGAAAAAGGTAGCGTTCGCGGTCTGCACTACCAAAAGCCGGGATATGCAGAGTCCAAGCTGATTACTTGCGTCCGGGGCGCGGTATGGGACGTGGTGGTCGACTTGCGGCCGCAATCCCCAACCTACCTGCAGTGGCATGCCGAGGAGCTGCAAGCCGATGACGGCCGCAGTTTGCTGATTCCTGCCGGTTTCGCTCATGGTTTCCAAGCCCTCACTGATGACGCTGAAGTGCTGTACCTGACTGATGCTGACTACGCTCCGGATCATGAAGCCGGCCTTTCGGTGATTGACCCTGCACTGTCTATACCCTGGCCGTTGCCGGTTAAAAACCTGTCGGTCAAAGACGCGAGTCATCCGTTGCTGGACAAAGACTTCAGTGGAGTTGAGCTGTAA
- a CDS encoding NAD-dependent epimerase/dehydratase family protein, with protein sequence MGHSSTVLVTGATGFVGRHLVSALLAKGFKVRASGRNVEIARAMPWFDDVEFCTADIHAPDLDVAALTDGVEAIAHLAWPGLPNYQALFHFERTLPLDYAFLKRVIEAGVSHVLVTGTCFEYGLQSGPLNETVIAQPCTPYGLAKHTLHQFLEALQRERAFTLQWARLFYLHGEGQSPNSLLASLDRAIDEGDAQFNMSAGDQLRDYLEIGQAASQLASLIARRDVEGVINCCSGHPVSVRALVEQRVRERQSAIALNLGHYGYSGHEPMAFWGDAQRISQLRREEHAA encoded by the coding sequence ATGGGGCATTCCTCGACCGTACTGGTTACGGGAGCCACCGGTTTTGTCGGTCGGCATCTGGTCAGTGCTTTACTCGCTAAAGGCTTCAAGGTTCGAGCTTCTGGCCGAAACGTCGAAATCGCGCGTGCCATGCCATGGTTTGATGATGTGGAGTTTTGCACGGCAGACATCCACGCACCGGACCTGGACGTGGCCGCTCTGACTGACGGGGTCGAGGCCATCGCGCATCTGGCTTGGCCAGGCCTGCCGAACTATCAGGCGCTGTTCCATTTCGAGCGAACCTTGCCTTTGGACTACGCGTTTCTCAAGCGCGTGATCGAGGCTGGTGTCAGCCATGTGCTGGTCACCGGTACCTGTTTTGAATACGGGCTGCAAAGTGGCCCATTGAACGAGACGGTGATCGCACAGCCTTGCACGCCGTATGGCCTGGCGAAACATACATTGCATCAGTTTCTTGAAGCCTTGCAGCGCGAGCGCGCCTTTACGTTGCAGTGGGCACGCCTGTTTTATTTGCACGGCGAGGGACAGAGCCCTAACAGTCTGTTGGCCAGTCTCGATCGGGCGATCGACGAAGGTGATGCGCAGTTCAACATGTCTGCGGGCGACCAGTTACGCGATTACCTGGAAATCGGACAAGCCGCTTCTCAATTGGCCTCGCTGATTGCGCGGCGCGATGTCGAGGGGGTGATCAACTGTTGCAGTGGTCATCCGGTGTCGGTGCGGGCTCTGGTTGAACAGCGAGTGCGTGAGCGCCAGTCGGCCATCGCCTTGAACCTGGGGCACTACGGGTACTCGGGTCATGAGCCCATGGCGTTTTGGGGTGATGCTCAGCGGATTTCTCAGCTCAGGAGAGAAGAACATGCAGCATGA
- a CDS encoding class I SAM-dependent methyltransferase, which produces MQHELYRASGLPILQNRTFATAEQAQASASADIVLVQDSQSGLIFNQAFDASKLSYDVDYQNEQAHSVQFQQHLNDVEAILARHFKDKSLIEVGCGKGYFLEMLRGMGYAITGIDPSYEGDNPDVIKAPFSRELGMAADAIVLRHVLEHISNPVGFLTEIAAANQNGQIYIEVPCFDWIVEHRAWFDVFYEHVNYFRLADLRAMFGTVHEAGHLFGGQYLYIVADLSTLRSTPAEAPQPLMLPENFTASLDRAVQIIRGAPEQGSAIWGASSKGVIYSLALQRAGVAVDRVVDINPTKQGRYLPLSGVRVSSPQEAMDTLPEGANLFVMNSNYFEEIKRMTGGRYVYHAVDSASFQ; this is translated from the coding sequence ATGCAGCATGAACTGTATCGGGCTAGCGGACTGCCGATTCTGCAGAACCGCACATTTGCCACTGCCGAACAGGCTCAGGCGTCGGCCAGCGCGGATATCGTGCTGGTGCAGGACAGCCAGAGCGGTCTGATCTTCAATCAGGCATTCGACGCGAGCAAACTCAGTTATGACGTCGACTATCAAAACGAGCAGGCTCACTCAGTGCAGTTTCAACAGCACCTGAATGACGTCGAAGCGATCCTGGCGCGACATTTCAAAGACAAAAGCCTGATTGAAGTTGGCTGCGGAAAAGGTTATTTCCTCGAGATGCTGCGAGGCATGGGCTACGCCATCACCGGGATCGATCCTTCCTATGAAGGTGATAACCCTGATGTGATCAAGGCTCCCTTCAGTCGGGAGTTGGGGATGGCGGCTGATGCCATTGTGTTGCGCCATGTGCTGGAGCACATCAGCAATCCGGTCGGTTTTCTGACTGAAATCGCCGCTGCCAACCAGAACGGACAGATTTATATCGAAGTGCCGTGTTTCGACTGGATTGTGGAGCACAGAGCCTGGTTCGATGTGTTCTACGAGCACGTGAATTACTTCCGCCTCGCCGATTTGCGCGCAATGTTCGGGACGGTGCACGAGGCGGGTCATTTATTCGGCGGCCAATACCTTTACATCGTTGCGGATCTTTCCACTTTGCGCAGCACACCCGCCGAGGCACCACAGCCGCTGATGCTGCCTGAAAACTTCACCGCCAGCCTCGACCGTGCCGTGCAGATCATCCGGGGCGCGCCTGAGCAAGGTTCGGCGATCTGGGGCGCTTCCTCCAAAGGCGTGATCTATTCATTAGCGCTGCAACGTGCAGGCGTGGCAGTGGATCGCGTGGTGGATATCAATCCAACCAAGCAGGGGCGCTACTTGCCTCTGAGTGGTGTGCGAGTGTCCTCCCCCCAGGAGGCGATGGACACCTTGCCTGAAGGCGCCAATCTGTTTGTGATGAATTCCAATTACTTCGAAGAGATCAAGCGGATGACCGGTGGGCGATACGTCTATCACGCCGTTGACAGCGCTTCGTTCCAATAA
- a CDS encoding cephalosporin hydroxylase family protein, with protein MTDNTLHKTFEAQCQAEISAQGQDEKVVALAKEFFNESARHKYSYHFSWMGRPIIQLPQDMMAMQELIWQIKPDLIIECGIAHGGSIIYYASLLELQGHGEVLGIDLDIRPHNREAIENHPMSKRISMIEGSSIDAAIAEQVHAAAKGKKVILVLDSNHTHDHVLEELRLYAPLVSVGSYCVVMDTVVEDMPADFFPDRPWGPGDNPKTAVWKYLEENGDFEIDRQLQNKLLITVAPDGYLRRVR; from the coding sequence ATGACCGACAATACTCTTCATAAAACTTTCGAAGCCCAATGCCAGGCTGAAATCTCAGCTCAAGGCCAAGACGAGAAAGTCGTTGCGCTGGCCAAGGAGTTCTTCAACGAATCGGCCCGCCACAAGTACAGCTACCATTTTTCATGGATGGGCCGGCCGATCATCCAGTTGCCGCAGGACATGATGGCCATGCAGGAACTGATCTGGCAGATCAAGCCTGACCTGATCATCGAGTGCGGCATCGCCCACGGCGGTTCGATCATCTACTACGCCTCGTTGCTGGAACTGCAAGGCCACGGTGAAGTGCTGGGCATCGACCTGGATATCCGCCCGCATAACCGTGAAGCCATCGAAAACCACCCGATGAGCAAACGCATCTCGATGATCGAGGGTTCGAGCATCGATGCGGCTATCGCCGAGCAGGTCCATGCAGCGGCCAAAGGCAAGAAAGTCATCCTGGTGCTCGATTCCAACCACACCCACGACCATGTGCTCGAAGAACTGCGTCTGTACGCGCCGCTGGTTTCGGTAGGCAGCTATTGCGTGGTGATGGACACGGTGGTCGAGGACATGCCGGCGGACTTTTTCCCGGATCGTCCATGGGGCCCGGGCGACAACCCGAAAACCGCGGTGTGGAAATACCTCGAGGAAAATGGCGATTTCGAAATTGACCGGCAGTTGCAGAACAAGCTGCTGATCACCGTTGCACCGGATGGCTATCTGCGCCGGGTTCGTTAA